The Poecilia reticulata strain Guanapo linkage group LG1, Guppy_female_1.0+MT, whole genome shotgun sequence DNA window CAAAGGCCTGATTTAACAAGTTGATCCTCAGACCTGTACAGGCTGTAAGAAGATTAAAAAGTCCATTTATTCATCTCAGTGGCTCATTTCAACTGAAACACATCATATAAATTAAACACActttgatgttttcaagcctcaTTTTCACAATGACTTTCCCTTTAGAGGCTGTcgttttcaaaaggtacttttaatccgAGAGACGAGCCTCATCAGAACCCATATTCTAATTTACCGAGATGCAACCTGCGAATGCTGATGACATTATACTGTGTGCTTCCTCAGACCAACCCTGTCTCACTCAGCTATGGCAACCCGTTAAGCACTTTTATTCTCCTCATGAACCACCTTCTGAAACGTCGTCCAAGTCAGGCGTGTGTCTGGTTTTCACAAGGTTCAGATTTGCTCTTTCCCAATTACCAGACTgactaatgtttttttatatacattttgttgtgCAATGATGCGTTAATTAACTAcatatatttgaatattttggcAAATGTCCTGATTTGCACAGGAAAGATCAAACACCATCAATAAACCCATGTTTACTTGAAAGGAATATTCCAtatgaagaacaaacaaaagcaaaaactccAAACAAAACCAATGTTTGTAGATGTTCGATAAAATCAGACGTTTTTGCAAAGAATGGGCACAAATGTCAGTCTTTTGATCTGCAAAGCAAAGACATGCATGCCTCAAAGCTTACAGCTGTAGCTGCTGTGTGGTTTTACAAAGCAAGTGGATCCAAGcactatatatataaaaatatgcatcCTTTTCCTTCCCTTCCTGATAAcactccagtttgtttttaccCAGCACATCAAatgcaaagttatttttacgacaaaattagaaaagaaaaaaaaaagataaaataaaaatcaccatGACATCTTGAATCTAAGGCAGATGAGTGTTGCTATTGAGCAATGACACTTCTCCCATCAGAGACCAGAGGGGGAATCAAACCATCTCCTCCTAACGGTATAGAGCAGAAAAAGTTAGACACTTCCTCTGTCATGTGTCAATTTCAAAACACCCAGgaaaccaaccaaccaaacacccacacacattgtttttaaaattatttttatggagAGCTTATCGTCATGTCTGCGGGATGCAGCTCCTCAACAAATCACAAGTGCACCATAATAGCCTAGCTGGAATTAGATGCACTGGTGAAGTTCACTGCACGCGCCACTAAAATTACTTCTCCACGCGGTGATTTATAAGCTGCAGTCACATAAAGTCCGGCTCATTTTCTGCTATCCTGAGAATTTGCTGCTCAGCTGAGAACCAGCAACAGCTCcatgaaaaagaggaagaaaataccaaaaatgttttagcttgAGAACGATATGCGtcgcgtaaaaaaaaaaaagaaaaaaagaaaatgttttggcacACTGTACATGTCAGCATGTCCGATTTTAACTTAAAACgagtatctttaaaaaaaaaaaaaaaaaaaaaaaaaaagtctcctcttacttttattttctctccatcaACTTCCAGCGCCCTCTCACGGAAGTCCACCCCGATCGTGGCCTCAGTTCTGCGGAGGAACTCCCCGGCGCACAGTCGGTGCGACAGGCAGGTCTTCCCCACGCCGGAGTCTCCAATCACCAGCACCTTGAAGGTCCGACAGCGGCTAATCAGGGAGGACACGCTGCCCAGAGAGCTGGAGAACTCAAGAGAAGACTCCATGAACCTGACCTCCACACGGATCCAAACTCTGTGACTCCAGTGATTCTGGGACAAAAGCTTCCCTTTTATCAGGTCCGTCCTTTTTGGCCAAAAGCTGCTCAGCCTCCCTCCACGGCGCTGGACAGAGAAGAGGAAGTGGGCCGTCTTTGCTTCAACATCTGTGTTTGATTTATCGGAGGAGCCAGAGGGCGGAGAGTTCATCAGACACAGACATCGAGACCTGACCTGATCTAACATGTTGATTGATGGGGCGAAGTTTTGAATTCCTTTTCTTAACACGTTTCACATACGCACACTTATAGACAAACcgagtgtgtatatatatatgtatataaaggTTTGTAAGGAGAAACGGCTTTCCAAAGGAAGTGGCACttcaaaaatgataaataagtaaaaaataaatgtcttattgCTGAATCACGATCGGCAATTTTAACTATTCATCTCATTTGGAATATAaccaacttttagatgtgcctctgctgcaacacacctgaatggaataattaggtcattagcaaggctctggagaactgatctacacaaggaggaggtcattaagccatttcattccagttttTGTGACTGTGGCACATCTAAGAACTTGCAGAAccaccggcccttgaggactggagtttgacacctgatTTACTACAATCCATCATCAAATAACTGAAATCGTCACAAGGACGCAGCAAACTAACGTCTGATTGGTTACGCTGCACACTGCAATCCCCTCGCAGTGTTAACGCCGCCTACTGGCGTAGGACTGAATAAAAGGCTACAACTAGTTAAATGGATACAGAATGACTGACAtcattttaggttttatttattctcacaTTTAGCCGTGTGGTTACAGACTAGTTTAATGTTGCGTTCATCGTAATGTGGAGTGATTTGATTTAAGTCGTCACAAAATAAGCATTTAATGAGTTCTTTGTTTATTGAACAGTGACACTGACTCCGCAGCGACCTCTACAGGAAACAGATTCACCTTCAAGAATGTTCAAAGTTTCTGCATCACATTAGTTTATACTCCAGTCCAAAGTAGAAGCAGTTTTGTGtcaaatctatttaaaataCAAGCGGTTCGTTTTGACATCTGAGCATTTGAAAAGTGAGAAAAGTCTATCAAAGCTTTTCAGAGAATCTAGATTTACAATAGAGGGCAGCGAAAGATGcacaaagactttttttctttcttttgtttttaatacaaaaatccAGAGATATCATACATCACCACCTCAGAATTCATCTTTCACATTAGAACCCGAATGAGAGgaaaaaggggaagaaaagtTCCTGAAACTGAGGGGAACAGAAGAGGTAAAATTGTATTGTGACACCTTCCCTCAACAGGCTTCAATGCTGATCTCTGACCGTTCCGAGAGCCACTTCAGGTACGAGGTCCCTCTGAAGGACGCGCTAAAatgctcattttcttttcaacagaGTGCTGACATGCAGATAAAACCCATTTCTaactgcaacaacaacaactacacACGGGCCTCTGCTTACAGGATCAGTGGATCCACAAGTGTATCAAAGCCCGATTAGCGTTTGTGGTTCCACTGACCCTTTGTATGGACAGGAAGGTGACTATGGTATTGCTTAGGTTTACCCATCTGTCATAACcatgtagggggaaaaaaacaacacagtagCAGTGTATTGGAAACAGAGCGCAACACAatcttttacagcttttattctGTGCTACAAGGTGCTCTCCAAAAAGATCAGACGGGATTAAATGTTCCCAAGTTGAACCCGGAGCGGTGAAGGAAGCACATTCTGATGGAAAACTGTCCACACGTTGCCGTGTCTCCGCGGGGGATCGGGTTCTTTCTCCCAACTCTCCGCAGACGCTGAAGTGAGTTTTAGAGCAGATACAGATGCGCCTGCAGCCGCTGGATGTCCTGTTCAGCTGGCTGCAGACCGGAGACCAGATCCACTGCGTCCCACATCATAGAGCGACGGCTGTGTCTCGTTTCCATATAAATGAgatattctttttaaaacaagggAACACAGTTATGCTAAAGATGTTTGCTTGGAGTCCCAACCCAAGTGGCTGTAAATTCAACGACCCGAGTCAAAACCAGCaatctgtgtctctgtgtcacAGTTTCACCCATCTGTTTCACGATGaccatttattttcaagttCAACTTGGTTGCAGactgttaaaaagtaaaatgtttgctcCGTCATCTTCCTCTTTTCCCCCCCCTTTTAACCGACAAATACATACGCACGCACTcagcacacacacccacacagtcCTGAAGTTCACCCACATGGGAGAGAGCCAAGCCATGCCAGGTCAGACCAGATTAAGCTGAGCCAGAGGACCGAAACCAccttttgcttcctttttctggctctttaaaaaaaaaaaagaaagaaagaaaaaaaaaaaaaagaagtctgcCTGGCGTACCACAAGGCTCTGTGCTCAGCCCAACTCCTTTTCTTATCTGCTGCTCTTCTGCAGCGCTTACATCTCGTTGGCTAGCTCTTCCGTTTCTGTGGAAACATCTCCATTCGCCATCTTTGTGTTCTCCTCGTAGCCGGGGGGCATGAAAGCTAACGTGTAGGGGTAAAGCTTGTGACACTCGGCACGGTAGGACTCGGCGTGTTCTTTACAGTCTCCCAGCAAGCCGCTCCGAAGACAATCCAGGACTTCTGTGCAGGTCTGTGTTTCAAAGGAAGAGAGAGACACGGGAGAAATGAGGAAGCAGCTCCAAATTATTCAgggttgcatttattttgagcCAAAAAAAACCGCTAAAATGCTAGTCTTGCttctttttatgcaaaaaatgttaagagtaattaaaaaaaaggaatatttaaaagtttgtttagaAACTACCTAAATTAGTATAGTAACAGTCTAAAAAGTGCTACTGAAAGATATCAAAAGTAGAATCTTATCTGGAAGCAAGTGAATGCGTACTTGTATAGTTCTGTTGTTGAGCGACTCGTCCAGTGATGTAGCCAGTTCTGCTGCTTTCGTTTCCGTTGACGAGTCCAAATACACCATCATCTTAGCAGCTGCAGGACAAAGAAACGTAACTTTGAGGGAATGCGAAGCCGCGTTTGTAAAACAGAGCAGCCGTTTCTCCTGCGTTGACTCTCTGATCCTCAAGTTTTAAACTTTGTAGAGTCGGTGCAGTGAACCAAACACGCATGAAGTGGGATAATATTTGATTCTACAATATGCTCCCCTCACCGATGACGCTACGGATACTTGTCTAAGTTTTGccttaaagcagaaaaatattttgcaagaaGCATATTTTAGACATTTGCTCACCAGCCAGTCGGTGTGGTATGGAGTCGGAGTGCTTGGTGAGGTAGGCCTGGTTGAAGCTCTTAGCGTTGCTGTCTCCAAACAGCCGAGTGATTTCCTGCTTCAGCACCGTCCTGACCACGTCCGGCAGCTCCTTGCTCTCCGAAACTGAAGGAAGACAGACGACGAGACATGATGGTCactgcagaggaggagaagtgTTCGCTATGAAGCCACAGAACTAGAAACCGGGCCTTACCTCCTTTAAAGAAGCGCACCAGACACTGGTGAAGCCACGGGTGGTCCGGATCGATGCTGAGGGCTCTCTTCACCGACTGGAGCATCAACAGGGATTTTTCTACAAGGAGAGCGCAGATTAGCAAAGGATGAAAAAGAGAACAAGCTTTTAAAgtaggagaaagagaaaaggcgGCTAGCCAACCTTTCCTGAAGTAAATCTCAAAGGCCAACAGGTGCGTCTCAATCTTGTCTTTAACCAGGTGCTTCAGCGGCGTCAGGAACTTGACTGCTTCCTCCAGCGGACTTTCTACCTGCAAAAGGACAGAACCAATAATCGCATTAATATCACCATCGGTTTCTGATAATCTGCTCCCTTTATGTTCCGTCACCAACCTTGACCAGTTTCTCGGGAATGAGCTCCTCTTTTGGCCCTCCGATTTCCTCGTCGTcatcctccttcttcttcttctggttctTCAGCTGCTTCTCCTTCTCTGcgttcttcttctcttcctccagCTGCGCCTTCTTCTGGGCTCTTCGCTGTTTGTtcctcagcttcttcagctCTTTATCAGACAGGTTGGCTGGAGAATAAAAGGTGCAAAGAGAAACTTAAAGctgaatcaaacattttcacagcctTTGTTTGCTGAACTGTTTGGAAGAATGAGTGTGAACAATGATCTCGgcctgatttgttttttcctcaccCGTGTCCGCCTGCAGCTCTTTGCTGTCGTCCGTCAGGGGATTGTCATGGAGGCTCAGGTAAATCTGGATCGCCGTGGTGGCGGCCTTGTAGTAGAACGGATGCATGCGGAGAACATCCTCCAGCTTCAGGAGGTCCACGTAGGAGCGTAGCGTCATCTTCCTCATGCAGTAGGTGTGGAAGTCGAACTGGTCGTCTGTGATCTCCACAAAATGCTGATCAGAGCAACGAAGAAGAGTTTTAGCTCAAACAGAGGAGTGACGCTCGGTGGAGCGGCAGGATGCAGGTGAAGTAAAGACTAACCCTCTCGATCTCGTGACACTTCTTCAGGGCTTCTCCAAACTTGTTCATGGCTTTGTAGGCGAGCGCACATTCGGTCTGGAACCACATGCACTGCATCTCGTTCAGGTTCTCCACCGCTGACGCCCCCTCCTGGGGGAACACGAGAAACACAAGCAGATGTAACTCCGTTCACTCTGGGAGAACATCCAAAGTACAGCTGGTACAACACAAAGAGCAGCTTTTCAATAGGGTTATCCgattagggctgcaactatcAATTATTTAACGATCGATTAATCgaattaaaaacaaaggcaCACTGAAGAgttcttaaaagcaaaatgtatgtatttttgtagttttggatATCCTACTGCTCTGAATAGcaaatggcttttttaaaaaaaagtctacattCCAGATAGCAACTAATTACTAatttagttgatgattattgcaataatcaattcatcacaattaatctgattaatcactTCAACCCTAATCACCACACcataatttcaataaaaaagaaaaaacgccTTATTGTCAAATCATTTTTGATCCTCCAGCaaccttttcagaaaaatataataattacaTCCATTGTCTTAACAGAGGCAAAGCCATTGAGTAGTGAGCTTCTCAGCTCACATTTGGAGAAAAACTAATGACTAAACATGTCTGCAACACACCAGCAACCTCTTGACATTTCTCACCCGTGTGAACTTGGAGCACATTTCCTCCGCCTCTTTGATCAAGCCTGCCTTCAGCATGTACTTGGCACACTTGGAGTTGATAAACCGGTCGGCGGTGTCCAGAGCCTGGGCCTCGTCCATCCACTGAGCCGCCTCTCTGATGTTCCCAGCGTGCTGCGTCAGGGAAGAAGACGGTCACTTGGGGCAACAGAGCAGCCCTCGACtgaagcacacacacgcacacactctctCAGACGTGTGGCGTGACGTTTTGCTACCTTGTAAATCTTGGCTTTGATGAGGAAGAGCTCGATGAGCGTGGGCGTGCTCTCGATGGCGGTGTTGATGTGTTCGAGAGCCAGGGTCTGCTGGCCGATCATGTCGTAGTGCTGAGCAAGGAAGTACTGCACCCAGAGCAGCGTGGTGGGAGGCTCCTCCTTACCGTCATCTGCAGCAGCGAAAACATCTTAATGCACGTTTTTGTCAAGGGCATGAAATTCATTAACTAAATTATTTCCCGCTTACCATTCTGGCTGAACATTCGACAGCTTTTCAACGACGTTTCATAGCTGACCACTAATTCCTCTATAATTGCCACCTGAGAAGAGAAAGAACAAAGGTGATCTCAATGGCAGAGGGAAAAATGaatcatgtttcttttaatccTTTCAGTTTCACAATAATTTAATCTCTTGCTGCAATATCTCACCTTTTCTTTGTCACCGTAGAGCGATTTGAGCGTGGTGAAGACAGGCGGGCAGCCTTTACTCAAGTTCATCCTCAGGTATCTATCCAGGCACTCCCTAAACTTCTCACCTGCACATaaagaaaaattcagttttcgaataaaaaaaaaaggaatcagtAATACTAGAAAGCATTTAAAAGAGTCTCTAAAATGTTCTAGTTTAAGCAAAAGTCGGTGCATCACTAGATGTACCTGAGAGGAAGTTGAGCGGCAGCCTTCGAGGAACCAGCCCCTTAGGAAACTTCTCCCAGGTTTCTTCATAGATCTTGAGTTTTTCCTCAACGCTGCCTGATGAAAGAAACTAAATTTAGCTGCGTCTCAAAGAACCAGTGTGAATAACTATCATGTTCAGCTGCCAGGTTAATCCTACTTGGTTTCAGGGCTTTCTCCAGGCCGTGGTAGTAGGACCAGTTCTCCGGGTTTCTCTCCTGCAGACGCCTGTAGACCTCCGTGGCTTCGTCCAGACGCTCCAACTTCAACAGCAACTCTCCTGCAGGGACACCACAGTTCAGCTCAGCGCAAATTACCAATTATATCAGAAACATGTTCCATGCTGTCATGCTGTAAAAGTGCAAATCACGCAGGACGCCGCCTCTTCATGACTGGGGTCGGCCAAGCCTCCATTATTGGGCTTTTGAACAAATATCTGTCAGCCAAAGCTGAGAAgaccagattttatttctcatgTTGAACATTAAAATGATTGTAGTTTCTCTACCAACACTGTCAAGATTTGCTGGACTGAATAAATTAGTTGTaggtttttcttgaaaatgtgaaaaacaaataaccaTTTACTTTTTTCCATGCAGTTACATGTTTCGCAGTGGACGGTTATTTAAGTTGCACAACATGCTCCTGTTTAGATGAACTCTGTTTGAGAGAGATGTGAGATAATGATCCAAAGCAATCCAACATCATAGAGCTGAATATTTAGCAATGACATTGTACATCTTGTAAATTAAGGTGGGCAGATTAAATCCTGAAAAACCAGATTCATTTGTTCTTATATTTAAGTAGGAGAAAATATGAAGCAATGTTCCAAACAGAGCAAAGTTAAAAACTGgtagaaatgtttaaagttttttcaatattactgaACTCGCTGTAAACAGTACAGTGGGAACAgtacaaattaagaaaatgatAATTAATCAAGGAATTATTTGACACTTTATTGCAGAGATATTTGACACCTCCGTCCCTCTGATCCCGGACAAattctttatttcaaatatgtatGACTGTGAAACagctacattttaaattaaatgtaaaaacggCCTGCCATACTCGCTTGCTCCTCACGTTGGGCAGCAAAACCCAAACCAGTAGCTGCTGTTGGTCCACAGTGAAACATAGTGACTGgaattcaaacacacaaaaacatccccacagcataatgctgccaccaccatgttgcaCCCATGGCCTCATCCGATCGGAGCACCTTCTGCTGCAAACTgaaggtgtgaatacttttgcaaggcaggGCGGAGACTCACCTCGCGTCTCCTCCACTGCAAGTTTGTCGCAGATCTGCTTCTCGTAGTTGGACAGATGATCGAGGGCCTCCTTGTACAAACCGGCCTCTCTTAGCACCTGGTTCTGGTACAGCAGCAGCTCGCTGTACTCGTAGTCCACCTTGTCCGGAGACGTCTGGGCGGAAACAGGCAGGGAAAGGCCGACGTGAGTTTTTCTGAGCTATGGAAACCTGTGGAAGCCGCTGGCTGCCTTTGCGCCGGACAGGAAACTGCGAACAAGTTTATAACGGCGTCTGCTTGTCGTGCTACAACCGAGGGCACAAAGGCAGGAAGCAGGCTAATCTCATCAGACAAAGAGGGTAAAGCTCCACTGCTGGTCAGATTTCAGAGTCTGGtatttaagcagaaaaaaaaaacaaaaaaactcttgcTTGAATTAAACGGCAGCTGTCAAACAACAGCATGACAAAATCCGCCAACAAACTCCGTTCTCGTCTTACAGAGCGGCGCCTCGTTCACACAGCCTTCATTGCATCTCACCTGCTGTGTTTTCCTGAACTCTTCAATGATTTTTGCAGCCATTTCGTAATCTTCAAGAAGGTGATAGGCGATGGCGTATCCAATCCAAGAGGCCCGCTGGGCGGGGCGCAGCTGCAGGAGCTGGTACCTCGTCTCCTacggaaacaaagaaaatagttATGTCTTCTCCAACTTTGAGTTCTGATACGTGaaattatttgatattttaaattattttaaaatatcagggAGTGGAAAAAGAGGTTTTGTGCCAGTTTGTCCACCGTGGttcttaaaaatctaaataaaatgtttttgattgcaCAACAATAAATAATCATTACAGGAGTTTTTTCATAAGTAATTTCTACAATAGGCTTTTAAAAGTAAGTATGCTACCCATCTATCttcattttccatatttatagAAAAGGCTCACTTCATTCTACAAAATCATTTCCCACCCCCCAAATCTTGTAACACAGGATTTGGTtctaaaatttgaaaacaaaaatgcatttgtttaattttgttaacTTTCATAAGAAattttttatgaagaaatatatttaaaaacaatgtcttttggttttttttttgccactccATTTGAGTTTTACTTTGTAGCAGCGAGGGGAAAAAGTGGCTCTTTGAATGGAAAAGGTTGCCGACCCCTGCTGTAGAGTGGAGCGTTTTGCTGAGTGAGGGAAATGACCGTGATGCTGGTTTACTCTAAAGCCTTTCTGAGAGAAGCTTTTTAcaatttcattcatatttttaatcccttcaaccaaaacatttatCTCTGCACTCTGTTCACTCACTAGATGTGAATCCCAGGCTGAGATAATCGTGAAATGTGAGGACTAACACACTGAAGTCTTGAAGGGCCTGAGGCATGGTGACGAATCAATCTGTGCGTAATCATAAATAATCTTTCTTTGCCGacaattgagtttttttctttttcttttttttaactcaagcCAAAGGTCAAACATTTTCCCAGCTTATTTCTCACAACAGGGCTAGCTGGGCTCAAGAGGATTTGATTTGGCCGGTCCGCCTCACCCTGTATCCCTCCAGGTCCCTCATCTGGATCTGCAGCAGCGACAGATCTCTGAGGATCTGCAGGTTGTCCTTATCCCACTTCAAAGCGTTGCGGTAACACTTGATGGCCTCGTCGTACTTCTTGTCGGAGCGCTGCAGTAAACCGTAGACGTGCCAGCCTGCGACGCGGGGGAGAGTTAAGGAAAGAGCACGCATTGTTTGTCCAAAGCGTCTGAGGCCAGGAGACAAATTGTACGCTTCAGGTCGCTCTGGTCAGGGCAGTGGGCCTGTCAAAGCACAGCCTTTAAGTCAGCACTGTCCCAACACAGTTTTCAGGTCCAACTTCAATACTTTTCACaagttttcagttcatttttttaagtataaatgtcaaaaagtaCCACAAAGTCACTTTAGAACTATTGAATCAGGGTTTAAATAcagcttttaaatatttggaataAAATCAGGAAGGGAGCAATGACATAAGGGGGAATTTAAACGAGCAACAAACGAGGAAACCAAGAAAATAAGGCAGCAGAGAAGGAAAGATGGAAGCAAGGGTGtagaaatttaaaaaggaatgtATAAAGAATAGTTAGGCAACCCTGAGGAATAAAGTTTGTAAATACAGAATCGACTTTTATCCAGACTGTCAGTGAACCAATAATTTCAAAATCAGTAAAACTAGACGGTCAAATCAAAAAGTCACtgatgagaataaataattcgaACCGACTAAACCATGTAATGATATGAAGTAATAATCCCTGGTGAATTGATAAAACAAACCCCATTAAATCGACTAAATCACTGCAACAGATCACATTAATTAAGGGACTTTGCTGCCAAGCTTTTGCTCCCTGAAAGCTCACACTTGATTTATGAGCAGGCGGTTCCTTTTGGTTCACTCCACACGCAGCTACTTACTCCAGATAAGAGCAGACTAAACCCACAGAGATACCAGCGAGTTCGCTCAGAGATAGGGTGTTGCTGAGGTAACCGTTATCTGCGCAGAGGGTGCACAGATTTTACACCGGCCTCAGAATGACAGGAAAGGCCGAAGCTGAGCTGTGTTGACAGGATGCGCTGCAAGACGAATTCAACCCAGCGGTTCTGTTGCATAACACACAGCGTAGAGACCGAACGCGCCTCGCGGCGGGGCACGAGTTAGGATACAGACGTGGCTCTTGAGGTCGTTGCGAAGGCCTCTCCTCACCAGGTCGTAGGCCTCCTCCTTCTTCCCCAGGCAGTTGAGGGTCAAGCCCTTCATTGCCAGCGTCTCTGCAGCAGGAATACGACACGGCAAAGAGTGAAGAAAACggcgggggggggggatttCTATCAGACGATACTTTTCTTACCTCCATGTTCTGCAAATTTGGAGTTGGACAGGATCTGTTTGCAGAACTTGAGCCCATTTCTGTACTGTTTGTGCTCGTAACATCGCTGTGAAAGGAAAAGGGGGAGAAAAGACATTAGGCTACAGAGACGACGTCGATATCGACTCTAAAACTCTCAAAAATGGTGATAGTCTTTCCTAAGAAGtcaaatgaaatatgaaattacTATCCGAACTGAAACCTCAAAGAAATGCACAGAAAAACCGATG harbors:
- the naa15b gene encoding N-alpha-acetyltransferase 15, NatA auxiliary subunit b, whose translation is MPTVTLPPKENALFKRILRCYEHKQYRNGLKFCKQILSNSKFAEHGETLAMKGLTLNCLGKKEEAYDLVRRGLRNDLKSHVCWHVYGLLQRSDKKYDEAIKCYRNALKWDKDNLQILRDLSLLQIQMRDLEGYRETRYQLLQLRPAQRASWIGYAIAYHLLEDYEMAAKIIEEFRKTQQTSPDKVDYEYSELLLYQNQVLREAGLYKEALDHLSNYEKQICDKLAVEETRGELLLKLERLDEATEVYRRLQERNPENWSYYHGLEKALKPSSVEEKLKIYEETWEKFPKGLVPRRLPLNFLSGEKFRECLDRYLRMNLSKGCPPVFTTLKSLYGDKEKVAIIEELVVSYETSLKSCRMFSQNDDGKEEPPTTLLWVQYFLAQHYDMIGQQTLALEHINTAIESTPTLIELFLIKAKIYKHAGNIREAAQWMDEAQALDTADRFINSKCAKYMLKAGLIKEAEEMCSKFTREGASAVENLNEMQCMWFQTECALAYKAMNKFGEALKKCHEIERHFVEITDDQFDFHTYCMRKMTLRSYVDLLKLEDVLRMHPFYYKAATTAIQIYLSLHDNPLTDDSKELQADTANLSDKELKKLRNKQRRAQKKAQLEEEKKNAEKEKQLKNQKKKKEDDDEEIGGPKEELIPEKLVKVESPLEEAVKFLTPLKHLVKDKIETHLLAFEIYFRKEKSLLMLQSVKRALSIDPDHPWLHQCLVRFFKGVSESKELPDVVRTVLKQEITRLFGDSNAKSFNQAYLTKHSDSIPHRLAAAKMMVYLDSSTETKAAELATSLDESLNNRTIQTCTEVLDCLRSGLLGDCKEHAESYRAECHKLYPYTLAFMPPGYEENTKMANGDVSTETEELANEM